The nucleotide window ACAGAGAACCAAAAACAAAAATCCAGACAATTCACAAGTCAGTCAAGACAAAAAAATAGAACCAATTATTTTAAGGTTGTATTTTGAAAATGATAATTTGGAAAATAATATTAATAATTTTATTGAGAATAATAATAAAAAGTATGGAATTGACTCCTCATTAAAAGGTATATCAAAATTAACTCATGAATTACAAAATTTTATAAATATAATTGTTGGAGCAATTTTAATTGTTTTTGTAGTAATTTTACTAATACAAACGTTTCTTTATACAAAAAATCTAACTGATTCAAAAGTAAAATTAATAGGAACCCTAAAGGCGCTTCGCGCTAAGACATGGCAGATTTTTCTTTATCACTGATTAAATATAATTATAATTTCATTTCTAATTTTAGTCATTAACTTATCAGTGTCTCTCCCGTTAATTCCAAAAATTTACATGCAAATACTCGGTCAAGAAGCCATATATCCTTCGATTTCACAAATAGTAATATTAATTTTCATAATATGAATAGCAATGTTTTTTATAATTTCGTTTATTTACTTATTGATTTCATGGATTAATTATAGAAAACCTGTCACAAAATTACTAAAATTCGATCAATTTTAACAATCACTTTTTAAAAATAGACAATTTAATACCGAATATTTTTTCAAATATTCGGTATTTTATTTTTTGTGTTCTATAAGCATCGCCAAAAAACAGAATATTTTAACATAAGGCTTAATTTTGCTGAAACAAATCAAAAAAGTGACTGAATTTTTTAAATTAATATACCTATAATTTATAGGTTTTTTGTGGTTTTCAAACAAAAAAATCTTAAATATTTCTTATTGTTCAAATATAAAATAAAGCCATTTTCAAATTTGAAAGTAATTTGAAAATGGCTAAATTTATACAACTTTGTTTAGAAATTTATTTTTAGGTTATTTTTTAAAAAAAAGATAAAAACCTGAAATTATAAAGACAAAACCAAACACAATAAATATAAAAATTACAAGTCTAATTATCTCTTTTTTAAAATCTGATCAGTTTTGATTGCGTTTCTTTTGATAAAATCAAAGAAAAATAGCAACCAAAAACAGGAAAATGGCAATTAAAATTGAAAAAATTAAATATAAAATCATAAGATTTTATGATAATTCAAGGTAAAAAAGCACTTTTTGGATCATTTTTTCAATTCCTTTTTGATTAATTTTTCTAATGTCATAACTTTTAGGATTTTCTTGAAAATATTTTTCAACTTCGTTAGAAAAATTAACTAAAAGGTCAGTGCCAACATTAATTTTGTTAATTCCAAAATTGATTGCTTTTTTAATTTCTTCTAGAGAAAGGCCGCTGGTTCCGTGCATAACAAGCGGGATTTTATAGTCTTTTTTAAAGTTTTTGACTAAATCTCAATCTAAATTAGCCTTTTTTTTGTAAATTCCGTGTGCGGTTCCAAAAGCAATTGCAAGAAGATCTGGTTCTGTTTTTTGGTAGAATTTTTTAACACTATCAATTTCAAAAATTTGTTCAGTATTTTCTTGATGTCCAATTTCTTTGCCGCCAATTTGACCTATTTCTAACTCAAGAAAAACATTTTTTTTATCAGCAATTGATTTAGCTTTTAGTGATTTTTCGATATTTTCATCAATTGGAAAATTTGAACCATCAAACATTGCAGAATTAAATCCAAATGCAAGGTATTTTTCAAAAAGATTTAAATCATCACAGTGATCAAGGTGAAAAATAAATTTACCAGAGGAATTTTGAATTGCTGATAAAATCATAGGTGCCAAAATTTCAATTCGTGAATATTTTATTGCCCCTTGGCTTAGCTGAATAATTAAAGGTTTTTGGGAAATTTCCCCTGCTTTAATTACGGCTAAAAGTGTTTCTAAATTTAAAACATTAAAAGCAAAAATTGCTTTATTTTCTGCATTTAGTTTCAAAAATACAGATCTTGGATCAATAAGTGCCATTATTTTCCTATTATTTTCCTATTATTTTGCGAACGTGATCAGCAACAAATTCAACATCAGTGCCAACTATAATTTGTAAACCTTTATTGCCAACACGAACAATTCCTCGACCACCAGCTGCAAGAATTTTTGCATCTAAATGTTCATCTTTTTTATTATCTTTAACAATAAGTCGCAGTCTTGTTGCACAATTTGAGACTTCTTCAATGTTTTCTTTACCGATAATTTCAATAAAGTCTAATGCCATTTTTTCATATTTGTCACTAACTTTATCAGTGTTTTTAGCTATATTTTCATTATGCGGGTCTATTTTTTTAGTACTGTCAGTTTCTAAATTTTCATTATTAGTGCTTAATTCAGTTTCAATTTTGTCTTCGCGACCTAAGGTTTTAATATCAAACTTTTTAATGAAAAAGTAAAAACTTGAGCCTTGAATTAAAAACATTATTGCTGAAAATGCCCAAATTCATAGTGGATTTGCCAAAATTCCACTAGTTTTTGCAAAGGCTCAAGAACGTGGGAAAGAGACAATATAGTCAATAAATCCGGCACTAAATCCAATTCCGATACTCATTCCAGTTCATGTTACGAACATATAAATTAATGAAGTAAGAAAAGCATTTAAAAGTCATAAAAGTGGTGAAATAAAAATAAAAGTAAAAATTAAGGGTTCATCAATTCCAGTGAGAAAACTTACAAGTGTTGCACCTGCCAAAAATGTAGTAATTGTTTTGCGATTTTCCCGTTTTGCGGCAAAAATCATTGCCACAGCAGCACCAGGAAGTCCACCTAAATATAACGGGAAAAATCCAGTTGTAAATCCACCAGAACCAATAATTCCGGTATTAAATGCAGTTATATCTCCATTTACAGTATGAATATCACCAGCATTTGCAATAGTTTTTCCCACTGAATCAACAACAGGACTAATTAATACACCTTCAATTGGCAATTGGAATCAAACAAAAGTATTTAAAATATGATGAAGTCCAAAAGGCTGCAAAAGTCGATTAAGAAATGCATAAACTGAGACATAAAATCCCCGGGCATAACGATTTGCACTCTGATCTGAAAGGGCTGAGCCAATTTTAATTAGTCCATATTGAGCCCAAGGTCAAATAATTGCAAAAAATAAACCAAGCGGAATAATTGATAAAATTCCTAACATTGGCACAAATCTTCGACCACCAAAAAATGAAAGAGTCTGGGGTAATTTAACGTTTTTGTACTTATTATACAAAAACGCAACAACAATTCCGACAACAATACCGCCAATAACCCCTGAGTCTAACTGGTAGACGGGCTTGCCAGCTTTTAGGAAATACAAAAGTTGCGTCAGTCCTTTAAGTTCGCCTGATTCGGCCACTAAAACTTTTGAATAAATTGCTTCAGCAAGCTGATTTTGTTTTAAAAGTGCTGTCATTCCGTATCAGACAACAGCACCAACAAGTGCGGCTTCGCCGCGATTATCTTTGGCAAAACCAAACGAGATTCCGATTGCAAAAATAATTGCCAAATTATCAAAAACAATTCCACCTGGAGTTGAAATTAGTCGCCCGATAAATTTTTGTGCCTCGGAAATTCCAATAGAACCATTTGCCGAAGGATCTTGAATTAATGCGCCAATTCTTAATAAAAGTGCAGCGATTGGCAAAACTGCAATTGGAAACATAAGTGATTTTCCAAGCCGTTGTAATTGGTTTAAAATCCGATTGAAAACCGAATTTTCTGATTTATGTGATTTTTGTTTTGGAGTAATTTTTTTAATTTTACCAGAAAATTTAGCGGTCATTTAAAAACCTTTCAATTTTTTTTTAGTAAAAAATTGCTTTATCAAGTGTTTCTTTTGATAATTTAGAGGCAGCTTCTTTGTCTAAAATAAAAGTACAATTTGGATGCAACTGTAAAAAAGAAGCAGTAATTTCTGAATTAGGCTTTTCTTCTAACATTTGTTTTGTAACGCCGGCTTTATGCAAACCAAAAGAAACCATAATTGCTTTTTTTGTGTGTTTTAAAATTGTCTGAACTCCCATTGTCATTGCTTGTTTTGGACACTCGTCAAAGTCGGAAAATTTCCCTTTTTTAACCATATCAATAATTGTCTCATCTGTTAAATTAGTAACATGAGTACTTGAGTCAAAAGGTGTTCCAGGTTCATTATAGGCCATATGCCCGTTGACTCCGATGCTAATATATTGCAAATCAATCGGATTTTCAGCGATTTTTTGCTCATAACGTTTTACTTCTTGGTCAAGATCTACCGCTTTTGAGTTAGGAATATTAATATGGGAGACTGGAACATTAACATGGTCAAATAAATTAGTTTTCATTTGTTTGATAAATGCCTCTGGATGATCTTGGTCAATTCCGACAAATTCATCAAGATTAAATGTTGTAATTTTATCCCAGGAAGTCCCGTTTTGCAGGTGGTCTTCAATTAAAAGTTTATAAGTTTCAATTGGCGAAACTCCGGTTGCAAAACCTAAAACTGAATTAGGTTTTGTTTTGATTTGTTCAATAAAAAGGTCTGCACAATATTTGTGTAGGTCAGTTAATTTTTCAAAAATTAATATTTTCATTTTAATGTTCTCCAATTTAAAATAGCAAATAAAAGTTGTTATTATTATTTGCTCAATTATAATTTTATCAAAACAGACAAAAAAAAAAAAAAAGTAAAAAAAAGTATAAGAAAGTAAAAAAAGTTAGTATATTAATTTAAGACGCATTAAAAAAAGGTTTGTCAAAATGAAACAATACAAATTTAGAGTTGAGGACAAATTTAAGTACATTAAAATTGCTGGATTTAAAGTCCTAAAAATTGCAACTTTATGTTTTTAGGAAGAATTTCCCGAGTTTGACAGTTTGATTGCAAAAAAATCACTTTTTAGTGAATACAAATACGCAAAAATAGCGGTAAATCTGTGTTTTTTGGGCTAAAATCTTAATTTTTATTATTTTACAGTTGCCCTTTTCCAAAAAAAAAAAAAAAAATGTTTGGTCTAGAAAAAAATTTTGTTATAATAAACCTCACTAAGAATGAATTAATAAATTTTGATATTGAATTAAGGAGGAATTAGTTATGATGCTGCCATAAAAAAATCAGAAAATGCGAATTTTCCGTTATATTTTTAAATATGATGGTATGCCTTAAATTTGACCGTTTAGAAATCTACAAATTTATGGCTTTTTTAATTGTTCTTTCAAAACTTCATATATTTTTTTTAGGCTCAATGTAAGTAAAAACGAGTTTTCTATTTGCATTGAGTTTAAACAGCAGTTGTATTTTTTTATTATTTTTGCCAGTGTTTTAAAATAGGTAATTAACTTTTGCCAAAAAAGTTAAAAAAGTGCACAAAACCAGACTAAATTAGTAGAAAAAAATAAAACAACTAGTTTTTTATCGGTGATTTTGATTGGACGACTTTTGTTAATTTTTCTACTAATTTTTTAAATAGTGATACAATTATTTAAAAATTCAAGTATTTTAAAAATAGCTTAAAAAATAAAGGCAAATTTAAAAAATGTTATACAAAAATTTAAGAATTATAAGCCATTTAGAAGAATTTTTTGGTTGAATTGAGTTAGATGAGTGCGGAGCTATTGTCAATTTAGGACGTGGAAATACCGATTTTGAAGGTATTGATTGCAAAAATAACATTTTGTTACCAGCTTTTATCGATTCGCACACTCATGGTGGTTATGGTTTTTCATTTGAGGATTTTTCTAGTCCAGATTGAGAAAAGAATTTTCTTGAGTATAAAGAAAAATTACATAAATTTGAAGGTGTAGCGGCTATTTTTGGAACAACAGTCACTCAATCTTGGACTAAAATTCAACAAAATTCTGAGTTTTTTAGTATTTTACTTAAAAAATATCCATATTTTTTGCTAAATTGGTATTTAGAAGGGCCTTTTATTTCTGTTGAAAAAAAGGGTGCTCATGATCCAAATCTAATTATTTCGGCTAAAAATTTTCATTTTGATTTTTTAGCAAAAAAATTTGCTAAAAAAATTACAGTTGTAGTTGCCCCTGAAAGAAACTCGGCAAAATTAATTGATTTTTATCATAAGTCAATTAATTTTGCAATTGGCCATTCAAATTGTTTTGACTTTGAAAAAGATCATGAATTAAAAAACTACCGTAGATTCACTCACTTTTTTAATGGCAGTTCTAATTTTGATCATAGAAGTCAATCACTTACTAACCTAATTTTTGAATCAAAATTACCTAGAAATTTTCTTGTTGAGCTAATTACTGACGGACTTCATATTAGAAATTCAACATTAAAATTTACAATAAAAAATCTTAAAAAGGAAAATTGAATTGCTGTTTCAGATTCACTTGCCCAAAAAGGACTTAAAGACGGATTTTATAATTTAGGAGACTTAGAAACTGAGAAAAAAGGCGATTTATTTTATTTGAAAAATTCACAACAAATCGCCGGAAGTGGTATGAGCTATCTTAGTATTCTCAAAAATTTAAAGCAAAACCTTAAACTTTCATGGCAAGAAATTGTTTTCTGCTCTTCGTATAATGTTGCAAAAGCCAACAATCTTTTAGATTATTTTGGGATAGTCAAAGTTGGCCAAAAGGCAAATTTTGTTATTGTTGATGATGATTTTAATCTAAAGATGGTAGTAATTTTTGGTCAAATTTACACTCATTTTTAAATTTTTTTGTAGCAAAGAATAAATTTAGAGATAAAAAATATAAGTTTGATTTTAGAATTCTGAACTTTTTCTTTTTCAGAAATCAAAAAAACCTATGAATCCATAGGATTTTTTGATAATTTTAATAAAAACTATCCTGAGTTTGACAGTTTGATGGCAAAAATTCACTTTTTAGTGAATATAAGTATGTAAAAATACCGACAAATAAACTAGGACAAAAAAAATTAACAGTTTAATATTATTATAACATCATAGCATATTGCTGTGGTGTTTTTCAATTTAAAATTGATTGAATTCTATAGTTGTTGTATCAAAATATATAATCTGCAATTATTTTTTTCAGATCTTCAAAAGTTATTTTGCTGTAGTTTAACTCGTTTAAGCATTCACTTTTTATAATTGAAAATCAATATTCAGCCTCCCTATTATCCAAAGAATTTCCTATGCGAGACAACGAAACAGTTCCTCCCATTTTATTTATTTTGTCAATATAGACTTTTGAAGTGTATTGAAATCCATGGTCTGAATGAATAACAAAATCTTTATCTATAGACCTAAATGTCTTTATATTATCCATAACTAAATTAAGATCATTGCTTACAGATAGTTTAAAATCTCTGATTTTTTTAGTTTTATGCTCAATTATTACAGACAAAAATACATGGTTTTCCTTAACATCTCTGGGAGCTTTTATATATGTAACATCAGTAGCAAAAATATTCCTATTTAATTTATCATTGTAGTCGCGTTTAACAATATCCGGCAGTGCGAATTTGGTGTTCTTAATTTCGCTCTTTCTTCTTTTTTTTCTAATTTTGCATACTAAATTCAATCTTTTTAAATGTCTTCCAAGACTTCGAGGGTGAATGTAAATATTATATTTTATATAAATATAAGCACTCAACCTTAGGCGACCATATCTACCTTTGTTATCAAGAAAGGATTTTTTAATTATTGCGTCATTTTTGTGCTCTTTTACTTTTATAACTCTAGTTTTAGATTTTGCCACTGATTGTCTGCATACATTAAAAATTTTTGCAGATTTGCTGTAGGCAATATTTAGTGTTTTGGCTTCACTAAGTTTTCCTGATTTTAATTTATTTTTGTTGGTTTCGTAATATCTCTTAGCTATTTCTATTAATTCTTCTTTTGTAAATTCGTTTCAATCGGGTTCAATTTGTTTTTTAGGTTTGCCACTCCCTGGCTTTCTCCTCGCGCCCTTTTTATCTAATAATTGATCTTGCATACCATTATTATAATACCGAATAATTTTTTTGATTCTTCGAACTAGTTGACTTCTGGTTGTAAAATTTGTATCTGGCGAAATATCATTTATATAATTTATTGTTTTTTTTAATCCAAATTCATTGTAAATTTTATAAATCATATCAAACTCGTCTTTTTTAAAGTGTCTTGACATTAGTATTTCCCTTTTTGTTGCATTTGAAAATTTAAAAAAACTAACACTTTTGGTGTTAGCTTTCTCCTTAAACTCGGACAAAAAAGCCAACACCTTAGTGTTAATTTTTTTTGTCCTAGTTTAAAATCCGTGTTTTTTGACCTAAACCTTAACTTTTATTATTTTAAAATCAGCCCTTTGTAAAAAAAAAAAAAAAATGCTTGGTCTAAAAAAAATTTCTGTTATAATAGAGTCACTAAGAATGAATTAATAAATTTTGATATTGAATTAGGGAGGAATTAGTTATGTTTTTTGTCTAATGCGCTCTGATAGCGCGAATTTTTCATCATGTTTTTAAATATGATGAAATGCCTTAAATTTAACCGTTTAGAAATCTACAAATTTATGGCTTTTAATTATGGCTCTTTCAAAACTTCATATATTTTTTTAGGCTCAATTTAAATAAAAACGAGTTTTCTATTTAAATTGAGTTTAAATAGTAGTTGTATTTTTTTATGATTTTTGTTAGTGTTTTAAACTAAAAAAGTAGTTTAAAAATTTCATAATTTTGCTTTTTAAGTTAAAATTTTAGCTTTTTTAGTTTGCTTTATTTGATTAATAAGTTGATTTTGCATTCATGAGTGTTAGATTTAAAATTTAGTGTTTTTGATTTGATAGTTATTTTTCCTGACTTTACCGAAAAAGTTAAAAGGTGCCCAAAACTAGGAACTTTTTTAATATGATCTCATCAAGCTAGGAAACTCGGGAAAATAACTTTTCTTTCCTAAAAATCAAAAAAACCTATGAATCCATAGGTTTTTTTGATTAACTTTAATAAAAACTATTTCTTAATGTAAGCATCAATAAATGCATCAACTATTTCTTGACGAGCAAGAGCAGTTTTACCTTCTGCAAAATCACGATTATCAAAAACAGCTAAAGCTTTCAATGTAATTGTAGATTGAGATTTACCAGAGTCGATAGTTTGAGGTTGGCCTTCAAACGTTGTCCCTCTTGAAGTTGTTGCAGCTGGTTCAACTGGACCTATTTGAGCTCAATCTAAATTAAAGAAGTTTGGGTAAGGGGTTCAGATTTTTGAAGGGTTGATATTATAAATAACATCTCCTACTTCTTTGTAATTTTTAGGATCCTGAGTGTTGGAAGAATATAGACTTAAAGTTATTAAATAAGGTGTTTTTATTATTTCTAATAAAAGATTTGCATCCTCTTCAATTAAATGTTTATTTTTTTCAACATCAACATCTTCTTTTGGTGAGTAAAAAGATTGACTAAAATAGACGTTATTTGCAGTGTCATTAATTGCTGGCACTGTTGGTTGTGATTTATTATCGTTTACAAAAAATTCAATTTTTTTATAAAGTATTTTGGTTGATTTATCGTTAGGAAATAAACCAACAGCAGCAGCTGAATCCTGCAAGCGTGAAGATGGTTTGAGAGTTGTTGGTCTATTTTCTGGGGTTGCATTTGTTCTAGAAATTCCTGATGTAACTAGAACTTGTTGTTTATCAACAATTTTTAATTTATTGGCATAACCACCAAAAAATTGAGTAAAGGCACTAAATCCGAGACTTCTGTCGCCAAAAACCCGAGTGAAGGAAGAATAATTTTCAAATTGTTTATAATCCATTCCGATAACATAAACTGGTTTTTGATTTTTTTTTGATTCAAGTTTTTGGATAAAAATCCCTTTTCCATCTTTATCCGATAAAAGATAATGCTGTTTTCCATCAGAAATACCTTTTGCACTAAAAGCTAAATAAAGCACACCTGAATCGATACGTGAAAATGGTTTTGCAGACACCTTTGGCTTAGCTGCTTCGGTTTTAGTAGCCTCTGCTTTTACGGCTACAGGTTTAGTGGCTTCTGTTTTTGTAGCCTCAGTTTTTGTTGCTACCGGTTTTGCTGCCTCTGTTTTTGTCGCTTCAGTTTTAGTTGGCTCAACTTTTGTTTCCTCAGTTTTAGAACCTTCAGGTTGAATACTTTGAAATTTCAAAGGTTTTGTAAGCTCAAGACCATCAGCGGTTCTTCTTGCTTGTTCAGATTGGAAAGCTAGTCCTTTGTTTTCAGGATCAACTAAATCAACTTTACCAGCTTTTTCGTTAAGTTCTAAACTAATTGGATCTAAAAATAAGGAGGGATTATATTTTTTAATAATGTCATAAGCTGATTTTTCAGAGTTAATAACATTATTAACAACAATTTGGGAAGAAGCAAGAACTTTTGAGTTATCATTGGTTGAAACTAATTTAAAGTCAAAAACTAATTGGTGATCTTCTTTAACATCAATTTGGTATTCAACTTTTGCATCACTAAGATTATAAATTGAAGCTGTATTTAGTGTTGTCCAAACATTAGTTCCAATTTTTTGAGCTGGTTCAGGGGTTGAACCGCCACCTGAAGCTGAATCAGTATTTGAGTCACCAGTTGAACCACTACCCCCGCTCGATTCTTCTTCAGCAAAATTAGAAACATTTACAGATTGTGAGCTAATTGAGCTAGCTTTTGCTTTAGCTTCTTCTATTACTTTTTTAAGTTCTTGCTTTGATTTTGTAATTTCTTTGCTTGTTGGGAATCTACCATTGTCAAGTAAAAATACTTTTGTAACAACTTCATCGCTAGGATTTTCTAGATTCTCGTTAGCTTTTGCTAGTTCAAAAAGTTCGTCTACTGTTTCTTTAATTTCATTAGTTGAAAGTGTTCTTGGTCCACTTTGATCTTTGAGACTAAATTCTTGAACTGAATTTACTGATCCAAGAAGTTGACCTAAGGCTTGCTCGTATTTATTCAAATCAACAACTACATCAAGATAAACGGTTATTTTTTGTTCTAATTCGCTATCTTGACGACTAAAGTTAATATCAAATTCAAAGCGAACTTTTTTATCTTTAAGAAGTTTTTGTTGATCAGCTTGGCTAATTTTGGTTGCATCAAAAAGTTTTGGTTCAATTTTGAGATCAAAAGTCCCGAATTTTGTTCTTGGACTTAATTGGCTTAAGTCAATTTCAA belongs to Mesomycoplasma ovipneumoniae and includes:
- a CDS encoding class II fructose-bisphosphate aldolase, which encodes MALIDPRSVFLKLNAENKAIFAFNVLNLETLLAVIKAGEISQKPLIIQLSQGAIKYSRIEILAPMILSAIQNSSGKFIFHLDHCDDLNLFEKYLAFGFNSAMFDGSNFPIDENIEKSLKAKSIADKKNVFLELEIGQIGGKEIGHQENTEQIFEIDSVKKFYQKTEPDLLAIAFGTAHGIYKKKANLDWDLVKNFKKDYKIPLVMHGTSGLSLEEIKKAINFGINKINVGTDLLVNFSNEVEKYFQENPKSYDIRKINQKGIEKMIQKVLFYLELS
- a CDS encoding PTS transporter subunit EIIC codes for the protein MTAKFSGKIKKITPKQKSHKSENSVFNRILNQLQRLGKSLMFPIAVLPIAALLLRIGALIQDPSANGSIGISEAQKFIGRLISTPGGIVFDNLAIIFAIGISFGFAKDNRGEAALVGAVVWYGMTALLKQNQLAEAIYSKVLVAESGELKGLTQLLYFLKAGKPVYQLDSGVIGGIVVGIVVAFLYNKYKNVKLPQTLSFFGGRRFVPMLGILSIIPLGLFFAIIWPWAQYGLIKIGSALSDQSANRYARGFYVSVYAFLNRLLQPFGLHHILNTFVWFQLPIEGVLISPVVDSVGKTIANAGDIHTVNGDITAFNTGIIGSGGFTTGFFPLYLGGLPGAAVAMIFAAKRENRKTITTFLAGATLVSFLTGIDEPLIFTFIFISPLLWLLNAFLTSLIYMFVTWTGMSIGIGFSAGFIDYIVSFPRSWAFAKTSGILANPLWIWAFSAIMFLIQGSSFYFFIKKFDIKTLGREDKIETELSTNNENLETDSTKKIDPHNENIAKNTDKVSDKYEKMALDFIEIIGKENIEEVSNCATRLRLIVKDNKKDEHLDAKILAAGGRGIVRVGNKGLQIIVGTDVEFVADHVRKIIGK
- a CDS encoding glucosamine-6-phosphate deaminase, which translates into the protein MKILIFEKLTDLHKYCADLFIEQIKTKPNSVLGFATGVSPIETYKLLIEDHLQNGTSWDKITTFNLDEFVGIDQDHPEAFIKQMKTNLFDHVNVPVSHINIPNSKAVDLDQEVKRYEQKIAENPIDLQYISIGVNGHMAYNEPGTPFDSSTHVTNLTDETIIDMVKKGKFSDFDECPKQAMTMGVQTILKHTKKAIMVSFGLHKAGVTKQMLEEKPNSEITASFLQLHPNCTFILDKEAASKLSKETLDKAIFY
- a CDS encoding amidohydrolase family protein, with product MLYKNLRIISHLEEFFGWIELDECGAIVNLGRGNTDFEGIDCKNNILLPAFIDSHTHGGYGFSFEDFSSPDWEKNFLEYKEKLHKFEGVAAIFGTTVTQSWTKIQQNSEFFSILLKKYPYFLLNWYLEGPFISVEKKGAHDPNLIISAKNFHFDFLAKKFAKKITVVVAPERNSAKLIDFYHKSINFAIGHSNCFDFEKDHELKNYRRFTHFFNGSSNFDHRSQSLTNLIFESKLPRNFLVELITDGLHIRNSTLKFTIKNLKKENWIAVSDSLAQKGLKDGFYNLGDLETEKKGDLFYLKNSQQIAGSGMSYLSILKNLKQNLKLSWQEIVFCSSYNVAKANNLLDYFGIVKVGQKANFVIVDDDFNLKMVVIFGQIYTHF
- a CDS encoding IS3 family transposase, which gives rise to MSRHFKKDEFDMIYKIYNEFGLKKTINYINDISPDTNFTTRSQLVRRIKKIIRYYNNGMQDQLLDKKGARRKPGSGKPKKQIEPDWNEFTKEELIEIAKRYYETNKNKLKSGKLSEAKTLNIAYSKSAKIFNVCRQSVAKSKTRVIKVKEHKNDAIIKKSFLDNKGRYGRLRLSAYIYIKYNIYIHPRSLGRHLKRLNLVCKIRKKRRKSEIKNTKFALPDIVKRDYNDKLNRNIFATDVTYIKAPRDVKENHVFLSVIIEHKTKKIRDFKLSVSNDLNLVMDNIKTFRSIDKDFVIHSDHGFQYTSKVYIDKINKMGGTVSLSRIGNSLDNREAEYWFSIIKSECLNELNYSKITFEDLKKIIADYIFWYNNYRIQSILNWKTPQQYAMML
- a CDS encoding P110/LppT family adhesin N-terminal domain; its protein translation is MKLLKKPFWLVSTILGSAIALSAVIGIPLGLKAYNNSYYSFLNESPTEHALANTGSVSSEQFSTIVSNLKLNPNIANISAKTALAAAKSRLYQFDLSSGFDFGDLKSKDYQISFNFENAVVEGNSIKNVVVFARSEKEQITYSKQIELKGFAASDQASGDLDKFQVDESKSFIDVSRSNLLQKEFENKLKTNFQKSTSIINNFSKLESSLATSGASLSLYNSLDEPIFLDSDYSLEAVVGSKNQLSFTEKDKKLFLDVNLVNKKDNKTKKLSLEIRGLIDPDEFKSTLMTWLQDHFSGNIKMKEVLQDALIKDKTTLVDFLYNKKSGTDTEEIIKKPVSELFEIDLSQLSPRTKFGTFDLKIEPKLFDATKISQADQQKLLKDKKVRFEFDINFSRQDSELEQKITVYLDVVVDLNKYEQALGQLLGSVNSVQEFSLKDQSGPRTLSTNEIKETVDELFELAKANENLENPSDEVVTKVFLLDNGRFPTSKEITKSKQELKKVIEEAKAKASSISSQSVNVSNFAEEESSGGSGSTGDSNTDSASGGGSTPEPAQKIGTNVWTTLNTASIYNLSDAKVEYQIDVKEDHQLVFDFKLVSTNDNSKVLASSQIVVNNVINSEKSAYDIIKKYNPSLFLDPISLELNEKAGKVDLVDPENKGLAFQSEQARRTADGLELTKPLKFQSIQPEGSKTEETKVEPTKTEATKTEAAKPVATKTEATKTEATKPVAVKAEATKTEAAKPKVSAKPFSRIDSGVLYLAFSAKGISDGKQHYLLSDKDGKGIFIQKLESKKNQKPVYVIGMDYKQFENYSSFTRVFGDRSLGFSAFTQFFGGYANKLKIVDKQQVLVTSGISRTNATPENRPTTLKPSSRLQDSAAAVGLFPNDKSTKILYKKIEFFVNDNKSQPTVPAINDTANNVYFSQSFYSPKEDVDVEKNKHLIEEDANLLLEIIKTPYLITLSLYSSNTQDPKNYKEVGDVIYNINPSKIWTPYPNFFNLDWAQIGPVEPAATTSRGTTFEGQPQTIDSGKSQSTITLKALAVFDNRDFAEGKTALARQEIVDAFIDAYIKK